ACCTCTTCCAACTTCAAAGAAGATATCAGAGGATTGTCTATTCCGGCATAACTGCGCTTTATCTCCTTAGGCTGACCGACAGGATTCCGGATTCGATTGAGTTCACAATCCCTAAGGAGTGCCGCGTGAGAAAAGAAAGCATAGGGTGTAATGCTATTTGTCACATCGAAAACAACGAGGAGCTGTTTCATTTGGGAAATGTCAGTACCGGAACCATGTTCGGGAACAACGTCACTTGCTATTCAAAGGAAAAGATGGTTGTGGAGATGATACGGAAAAGGGACGATTATGATTCCGAACTTTTCCTCAAGGCAGTGAAGACGTTTTTGAATGGAAAGGACAAGGACATGGACTTCCTCTTCCAATACGCGAGGATGAGGAAAGTGGAAGAGAAGGTATATCGGATTCTGGAGGCAATGGATTATGAGGATTAACAGGGATTCGCTTTTTATGCGACACGGAAGGTTTGTTTTCAACAATTGATTTCTTAATTTGCTTGTTATAGTTGCAAATATTTAGAAAACATAAAAAAATGCAACAATAACTATGAAATAACAATGACGCAGTGTATAATAATAGTAAAGGAGGCAGGCTATGAGACTATACAAACGGGAGAGGTATCTGTCCAAAATGCGCGCTTTTTTCCACGACGATGACCTCATCAAAGTGATAACTGGGATACGCAGATGCGGGAAATCCAGCCTCATGCAGACCATAGCGGAAGAACTCAAAGAAGGTGGCGTTGCGGAAAACAACATTATTTACATCGATCTCGATAAACGTGGGTACAAAAGCATTCGGAACGCCGAACAGTTAGATGCATTAATCGAATCCGCCACGCAAGCGAAAGGGATGAAATACCTTTTCATAGACGAGATTCAGAACGTCGAAGGCTTCGAAGAGGTAATCAACGGGTTCAGGTCGGAAGGCGACTATTCGATTTTCATAACGGGCTCAAATTCCTATTTGCTCAGTGGGGAGCTCGTGACGAAACTGACCGGTAGATACCTTGAGTTCGAAATGTTTCCACTGACATTCGACGAATACGAGGACATGAAGAGGTTTTATGGGCGGGAGATAAACACCAATGCCGAAATAGAATTGAATAGCTATATTTTGGAAGGCGGATTCCCACGAGCTATTCAAATTGACAGCCCTTCGGATAAGCGCACCTACGTGAAGGGAATCATCGATGAGATCTTCGAAAAAGACATAAAACGAAGAGTGAAAATCAAGGACGTTCAGTCCTTTGAATTGGTTCGGAATTACATCATCAACAATTTCGGCGCGACGACAAGCATCAACAGCCTGCACGAAGCACTTCTCAAAAACGGCATGGCCATCAGCCGCGCGACGGTGACTCGGTATATAAAGACGTTGGTTGACGCAAAGATTCTGTACGAATGCAAAAGGTTCGATATGAAATCGAAAAAAACGCTTTCCGGAGAGCAAAAGTATTACGTTGCCGACCTAAGTTTTTACTACGCGATGAACACGGACAACCGGATCAATTACGGGCCGACGCTGGAGAATATCGTGTATCTATACGCCAGAAGCCTCGATTACGCGGTAAGCGTGGGACGCATCGGAAAGCTGGAATGTGATTTCATCCTCAGGGATGTCAACATGGATTATTCATATGTGCAGGTGGCTTATAAGATATTGCAGAGCAAAGATACGGAAGATCGAGAATACAGGCCGTTAGAGAGCATACGGGATAACTATAAAAAATATGTGATGACAACGGACTATATCCTGCAAAAGAGAAATGGAATCCTCCATGTTAATCTGATGGATTTCATAGGCGGGGGAAAACGATTTTAAGCGTAGGACTTGCCCATTAAAAACATGCCAAAAGCGGATGCTACGATTAAAAAAATGGTTTTTAAAGAAGACACCGATTCAGGAAAAATCGCAATCGGCATGGGATGGGGTAGAAAAAATCATTCCCACGCAGAGAATAAATTACTGGTTTTCTGCTCGAAGAAGACGACTTATGCAGGGGGCTGTGGAAATCCTATACGAGGAAAGCGGGCTATGCCTACTTTGAAATGAACTTCAACAAACCAATTTATTCGGTGCTATATAGTGTAGGCTTTTGGAGCAATTCTGAAAATTTAGATGGTACTGCTGCGCTTAAAATAAAAGACAGCAATGGTAATTGGACTCAAATGACCAATTTGCTTTCTCTTCAATTAAACGCTAGAGGACAAGGGCTAAAACGATATTCTAATTATTTTCCTAACGGAATTTATGGGCTCAAATTTGAATGCACTGCCACAGCAACCGGCAGTAGAAACATGGGAAGACTGTCAATTGATGATATTGTTTTTGGTATGAAAGCCGGAAGCAACGATAATAATTATTACATTACAAATTATAGAAAGACTGTAGCATAAGGATAGGAGATGATTGGCACGATGAAAACAAATTTGAAGAAAATATTTGCATTATCCCTCATTTCTTTTGCCTTGTGTGGCTGCAACGAAGGAGCGAATGCCGCCATTCTCAAAGTCGGATTTGATAAATGCATAGGTACCTCTTCTCCTACTCCTCAGGTGGGCCTTGCATTCACTTCTAAAAGTAAGCAATCACTAAATGCTGCTTTTGATGTATATGTAGGCACTAGAAAAGGTTTTTCCGAAGATTGGGAAAACGATCTATGGGGTTGCAATCCGGGATATGGGAAGTTCGCCATTAATAGAGAGATTAAAACCGAAGCTGGCGAGACTTTCAAAAACGATTACATGATTATTGACGATTTTCCAAACGAGGAGAAATACCTCTTAACCTATGAGACTATCGAAGGGACTGTAGATGGTGTCATTCCGCATTACAGCGGTTATATTGAAGATACGTTTGATTTCTCCTCTATTGATCTAGCAAAAGGGAAAATCGGGTACCACATCGTTTTTTACGATGATATAAATCAAAAGCTTTTCGATGAAAATGTGTATCTATATGGCATTTATTGGGGCGGCACCATGAATTTTGAAAAAGTCAATGAAGAAGTTGTGCTCTCCATATAAATGTTCTTCGGCCAAAGCGAAATTCTTGCTGATCTTCAAGAGGGAACCAAATGCTTAAGCTTCCAAGGGTCGGAACTGCGCTAAACAGTTTTATGCATGTTTCCGTGATTGGTCATGGAATGCTGGAACTAGCGATAATTTACAAAACCACCAATGCTTATGGGGTAACTATTCACAAGATGCAAAACTACGAGATATACTCGGACGATAGGCATCCAAATATCCAGAATATAAAAGCGAACATCGATTCGTTGCTGTCACAGGCATTAAGCACCAACGCTGTAATCAAAATTACAATCAATGAAGCCAGAAATTACGTTTGGGTTGGTGGAGAACAATATAGCGGACGATTGGTTTTATAAATAGTCTCTGAAAATGTCATTCATCTAAATCATAAAAAATAACTTAATGATGCAACCCATACATGTAAGGCGTGCAGTTTTTGCCAGTTGCACAGTCATGTTCAAGCTGTAGTAGATATGTTCCTTTCACACTGTGCCTCATATGGGTAGACCAGTTCTTTGCGTCCATGTTATGCATGTTGAGACTATTGTGCTGCTTCAGCGCAAAAACGGCTAAAAAATAACAAAAATCATAAAAAACGGTTGGATTTCCTACTTCTCAAAAAGCGAGAAATCCTCTTTTTTGTTTCGTAAATGCATCAATAGCGATAAAAATAGAATTTTTACTCATATGGAGGAATATTAAAAAAGAACAAAAAGATATCAACACATTCAAAATATCTGCTAATAAAAAATTCAACAATATTTGGCTAGAAAATGTTTATAAATTAAATTATGTTAATAATGAACTAGTCAAAACAAACATAGATAAAGTTACATATAATAAAACACAAGATTCTATTGCTTTGAATTTAGAAAAGAATGAAAACTGTGTTGGATATTATTTTGAAGTTAAAGTTGCATATATTCTAAAAGATATAAGAGGCTTCATGTACTATACAGGTTCAATGGTGTTATTTTAAATAAATTTGAATTGTGGTCCTAAAAAAAATTAAGGCCATTTTTTTATTAAAAAATAAATTTAAAATTATCTTATTCCAATATAAGTGTTATTTGTAACATTATCAGAATTTTCAAGTGCAAAAAATATTGATAATTGCACCTGAAATTAATAAAATAATATTATAGGTGCAATTTATGAGTGTAAAAAGTAATTTCTTTAAACTAAACAAAACTGATTTTGACAAATATTTAAATGATTTAAAAACCTCAAATAACAGCATTCATTTATTGGAAGATAAATTCTTTTTTAATCAAACAGTTGAAATATCTAATATGGTAATATCCTTAAATAAAAAAATCCTGGGATTAGATTTTATTATCAATTCTTTTACAGAATTTTCAAAAAAACAAATAATTCAATCATTTATAATTGATGAAATTGAATCTACAAATAAAATAGAAAATATTTTTTCAACCAAACATGATATTTTTAAAATAATTAGCGAAGCATCTAAATCCAAAGAAAAAAAGATTATATCTATTGCCAATGCCTATCAATATTTGTTAGAAAAAAAAGGAACGTACATAAAGTCTATTCAAGATATTAGAAATCTTTATAACATTGTTTTAAAAGATGCTATTGAAAAAAGTGATTTACCAGATGGCATATATTTTAGAAAAGAACCTGTTTATATAACTAATGGAATTAACAATATTCATGTAGGAATAAGCGATGAAGAAAAAATTAATAAACTAATGAATGAATTTGTAAACTTTTATAATTCCAAAAATGATGTACTTATTAAAATGATTTTATGTCATTTTATGTTTGAATATATACATCCATTTTATGATGGAAATGGTAGACTAGGTAGATTTTTATTTTCTAATGGAATTTATTTTGAAACTAAAAGTTATTTTTCTTTTGCTATATCTTCTTCTTTATTACATGAAAAAGATAAGTATTATAAGGCTTTAAAAATAGTAAATGATAAATATGAATTCGGTTGTCTTAATGCATATGTAGAAACTATTTTAATAATTTTAAACAATCAAATTGATTTGTTAATAAGAAAGATAAATACAGAAAAAGCTAAATTAAATGACTTTAAACTAAGTTTCAAAATGACAAAATCAGAAGTAAAAATTTCAAAATTGATAAGTGAAGCTTCTATCTTCTCATATTTTGGTGTTTCAAATGAAGAAATACTTAAAGAAACTCAAGTTTCCAAAAGAACTTTAATTTATATACTGAATAAGTTTAAAGAAAAAAATATTTTAATCGACACTAAAATAGGTAAATTTGATTATCATAAATTCATTATTTAAATTTTTTAAATATTGAATTTATCTCATTTAATAAATATTATCAAAATAATGATATTGCAAAATATCTATACATAATTATAAAGTAACAATTCGCAAATTATATTTCTTTCGAATAAAATAAAAAAATGATATAAATTTATTAGAAAGAATAATTTTAAGGCTCAAAAATGGAACAAGAATTAATTTTAGTAAACCCTTCAGAAGAATATTTAAAAGAATTATCAGACTATAGGAATGAATTTTTAGCTAATGGAAATTCAATGGACGGATGTGGACCATTAAGAAAATTTACTGATATGAAAGAATATCTTAATGAAACCAATAAATATCTTAATCCCGCTACTCTTCCAGAAGGAATGGTTATTGCTACACAATTTTTATGTATAAGAAAAAGTGATAATAAACTAGTAGGAATGATACAAGTTAGACATTACTTCAATGAATATTTAGAAAAATATGCTGGACATATAGGATATTCTGTAAGACCATCTGAAAGAAGAAAAGATTATGCTTCTTGGATGCTAAATAATATAAAACCATTTTGTAGAAGTATTGGATTAGACAAAATTTTAGTTTGCTGTTTAAATAATAATGTTGGAAGTAGAAAAACAATATTAAAGAATGGCGGAATTTACGATGGTACAGTTTATAATGAATCCCAAAATAAATATTTAGAAAGATACTGGATTAATTTAAAAGACAAAGACTAATAGAAAGGAAAATGTAAATGTATGGTTCAATATATTTAGTAGTAAAAGATTTTGACAAGTCTTTAAATTTTTATGAAAAAATATTTAACAAAAAAGTAAATGCCATAAATGGTAAAAGATTTGCTATATTCAATTTAGACGGATTAAATTTATGTCTTATGAATGGATATTATGATTCTTTACACCCAGAACAAAAAGAAACCAAAGGCGAAAAATATCCTGAGTATGATAATCTAAATGAAATTGCTAATGCAGCAAATTCAAAAAAAGTATTCATTAATTTAGGAGTTGAAGACCTAGATAAAGAATATCAGCGTATTTTAAATTTAGGTATTTGTACTAACTTAACACCTATTAGGTATCTAAATGTATTCTCCCCATATTGGTATTTTACATTTATGGATCCAGATGGGAATCCTATAGAAATAACCGGTGGTAGGCATAAAGAATAAAGATTAAAACATACTAAATTGTACATAAATAACAAAGGAGAAAATATATGCATAAAAAAGAAGCTAGTGAATTATTTAATGTCTTAGGAAATGAAGATAGAGTTAAAATTATGAAAATGCTTTATAATCGTGGTGATTTAACTTTTAAAGAACTTCTTTCAATTATTGGTTGCGATGAAAAAGAACTAACAGATAGTTTAGAAAAATTATTATATTTCAATTTAATAACAACTGATAATGAAATTTATTCTTGTAACAGAGAATTATTAAATGAATTATTATCATTTATTGTCACTCCATGTGGATGTGTTAAAAAATAAGCAATTTTAGATTATAATTAAAAATTGTTTTTTATCTAATATCAAATATTAATTAATAGGAATAGTATTTATTAAATTAATTCTATTCCTGTTTTTTTTACAAATAAATTTATTTTATTGAAACAAATTTATATTAATTTAACATTTTTTGAAAAAAATAAGAAATTTTGATAAAATTTAAATGTAAAATTTTTAATTTTTTTAAACTAAATAAATTAAATTTATATTGAGGATCAGGAACACCGATGAATTCTATTGCAGAAACAATTTCTAAAGCTATTAAAGAAGGAAAATGGTTGGATATCACTTATCAAAATTTAGAAAACAGCGAAACACATTTTTGGATTGCCATAGAAGATATCGACGCTAAAACTAAAACTTTTTCCTGCAAAATTTTTAATCATAATAAATCATTTAACTCTTTGAATGCTCATATAAAATTCGACCAAATAAAAAGTGCCACAATTTTATTTTTTACATCTTTTGAAACTCCTTCTTATCTTTTTGAAAAATTATCTCAATTCGATCCTGATGATATATCATGGCTAGAATATGATAAATATAATTCCAATATTTTAAATTACTATATTGAATGTAGTTTATTAGATTGCGATCCTTATCAAAAAGATTATTGCATGATTGAAGGTATTGATTTATCTATATTGCGAAAAAACAAAATATACACCCTTTCAAATGAACAGCAAAAAAAATTACTCGAAAAAGTTTATCATAATAAAGATTGTTCATCTTATAAAGAATTAATTATTTCATCTTTTTCTATTACAAAAAATCAGAAAAAATATGTTGTTTGTTATTATCCACTTACTTATAATCCTAGTAAAAATCAACTTATTGTATCTAATAAATTATCATTCAATTATTCTTTTATAGTCGATGGAAAAAAGAATTCTTTATATAAATATGTCGACACTGATGTCGATATATTTATTAATAAATTCCAATCTAATTATCAAGAATGTAGAGAAGAAATAGAGTCCCATTTAAAATCAGGAGAAGTAATTGATACAAGACCCGATATAATGATTTTAGAAAGAGATATTCCTGTCAATCTCTCTGAAACTTATAATGAAATTGAAAACACTTATAGAAGCCAATATGGATATTCTAATGATAGTACTAAAAAAGAAAAGTTATCTAAACCTCTTCAAGCTTTTTTTGGAAATTTAACAAAAACAAGATCAAAGGAAAAAATACCTTCTTTAGTTTTGTATGATAAAAAAGTTAATATTGATCAAATGAGAGTTTTATACAATTCTATGACACAACCTGTTACATATGTACAAGGACCTCCAGGAACTGGAAAAACTCAAACTATTCTCAATGTTATTCTTTGTGGATTTGTTGCAAATAAAACTATGCTAATTACCTCAGCAAACAATACACCAATTGATGGTATTATAAAAAAACTAAATTTTAAATATTACGATAAAGATGTGATTTTTCCATACTTAAGACTAGGAAATTTCGATGAAACTATTAAAGCAGCAAAAAGAATATTGGAACTATATGATTATTACGAAAAAAGAAAATCAAACGAAACTTTAATTAATCATATTCTCAATCTTAATGACTCTAAAAACGAAGCGCTAAGAATAAAGCTATCGCAATATGAAGAAAGACTTGAGCTTTATGATTTAATTAATTCTGGCGAAAAATTAATTGAATCTTTCCACGATAAGAAATCAAAAATAATTAACATGATTAAGAGCAAAGTTCAAGAAAACAAAAACAAACTCAATGAAATGCCTTATATCGAAGATGTTGACGTTGTATCATTATTTACCCCAATTTCTAATGATAATCAATTCTTATCATATTTATATTTTAAATCTTTAGAATATATTCAAAAATTAAAAAAGCCAAAATATCAAGAACTCATTGATATTTGTAAAGAAAAAGATGAACAAACTTTAGTTAAAAAATTTAATAGCTGGATTAAAAATGATGATAATTTAAAATTATTAACCAAAGCTTTTCCAATTATACTCACAACAAACATATCCTCAGCACGTTTAGGTACTACTAAAACTAAATTTGATTTATCTATCATTGATGAAGCAGGACAGTGCAATGTTGCACATTCTCTTCTTCCTATTGCTAGAGCTAAAAATTTATTATTGGTTGGCGATATTAATCAGTTAAAGCCAATAATTCTTTTAGAAGATAGCGTTAATAATGAACTACTGGAAAAATTTAATGTTGATTCAACCTATAGTTATAAAGATAATTCAATTTTATCAGTCATGAAAAAACATGACAGCATCTCAAAAAATATTCTTCTTTCATATCATTATAGATGTGGAAAAAATATAATAAATTTTTCCAATAAACGCTATTATAATTCAGAGCTTAAAACCGATAAAATCAAAGTCGATGGTGAATTATATCTTTTAGATGGAAAAAATAACAATTCCCTACCATCCTGTAAAAATCAAAATATAGATGAAGCAATGGGAATAATAAATTATATAAAAAGAAATAATGTTAAAAATGCAACTATAATTACTCCTTTTGTCAATCAAGAAAATTTAATAAATAAGCTTTTAAACGAGAATAAAATAGAAGATGTTAATTGTGGAACCATTCATTCACTACAAGGTGCTGAAAAAGATACTATAATTTTTTCAACATCGATTTCATTAAAAACAAGCAAAAAAACTTTTGAATGGTTAAAAGATAATTCCGAAATAATAAACGTTGGTATAACTCGTGCCAAAAACAAATTAGTAGTAGCTGTCGATAACGAGGCACTTAATGCTTTATCTGATAAAACAGATGATTTATATTCTCTAGTAAACTATGTAAAAACAAATGGAAAATGTTTAGTTACACCATCAAATAAAACTATATTTCTCAACAAATCAAATAATAGTAAAGCTGAAGCTGATTTTTATGATACAATCAGTCAATTTTGCTCAACCGATAATAGTTATGATGCT
This window of the Firmicutes bacterium CAG:345 genome carries:
- a CDS encoding acetyltransferase GNAT family (product inferred by homology to UniProt), which encodes MEQELILVNPSEEYLKELSDYRNEFLANGNSMDGCGPLRKFTDMKEYLNETNKYLNPATLPEGMVIATQFLCIRKSDNKLVGMIQVRHYFNEYLEKYAGHIGYSVRPSERRKDYASWMLNNIKPFCRSIGLDKILVCCLNNNVGSRKTILKNGGIYDGTVYNESQNKYLERYWINLKDKD
- a CDS encoding fic family protein (product inferred by homology to UniProt) yields the protein MSVKSNFFKLNKTDFDKYLNDLKTSNNSIHLLEDKFFFNQTVEISNMVISLNKKILGLDFIINSFTEFSKKQIIQSFIIDEIESTNKIENIFSTKHDIFKIISEASKSKEKKIISIANAYQYLLEKKGTYIKSIQDIRNLYNIVLKDAIEKSDLPDGIYFRKEPVYITNGINNIHVGISDEEKINKLMNEFVNFYNSKNDVLIKMILCHFMFEYIHPFYDGNGRLGRFLFSNGIYFETKSYFSFAISSSLLHEKDKYYKALKIVNDKYEFGCLNAYVETILIILNNQIDLLIRKINTEKAKLNDFKLSFKMTKSEVKISKLISEASIFSYFGVSNEEILKETQVSKRTLIYILNKFKEKNILIDTKIGKFDYHKFII
- a CDS encoding aTPase (product inferred by homology to UniProt), with amino-acid sequence MRLYKRERYLSKMRAFFHDDDLIKVITGIRRCGKSSLMQTIAEELKEGGVAENNIIYIDLDKRGYKSIRNAEQLDALIESATQAKGMKYLFIDEIQNVEGFEEVINGFRSEGDYSIFITGSNSYLLSGELVTKLTGRYLEFEMFPLTFDEYEDMKRFYGREINTNAEIELNSYILEGGFPRAIQIDSPSDKRTYVKGIIDEIFEKDIKRRVKIKDVQSFELVRNYIINNFGATTSINSLHEALLKNGMAISRATVTRYIKTLVDAKILYECKRFDMKSKKTLSGEQKYYVADLSFYYAMNTDNRINYGPTLENIVYLYARSLDYAVSVGRIGKLECDFILRDVNMDYSYVQVAYKILQSKDTEDREYRPLESIRDNYKKYVMTTDYILQKRNGILHVNLMDFIGGGKRF
- a CDS encoding probable DNA helicase (product inferred by homology to UniProt) produces the protein MNSIAETISKAIKEGKWLDITYQNLENSETHFWIAIEDIDAKTKTFSCKIFNHNKSFNSLNAHIKFDQIKSATILFFTSFETPSYLFEKLSQFDPDDISWLEYDKYNSNILNYYIECSLLDCDPYQKDYCMIEGIDLSILRKNKIYTLSNEQQKKLLEKVYHNKDCSSYKELIISSFSITKNQKKYVVCYYPLTYNPSKNQLIVSNKLSFNYSFIVDGKKNSLYKYVDTDVDIFINKFQSNYQECREEIESHLKSGEVIDTRPDIMILERDIPVNLSETYNEIENTYRSQYGYSNDSTKKEKLSKPLQAFFGNLTKTRSKEKIPSLVLYDKKVNIDQMRVLYNSMTQPVTYVQGPPGTGKTQTILNVILCGFVANKTMLITSANNTPIDGIIKKLNFKYYDKDVIFPYLRLGNFDETIKAAKRILELYDYYEKRKSNETLINHILNLNDSKNEALRIKLSQYEERLELYDLINSGEKLIESFHDKKSKIINMIKSKVQENKNKLNEMPYIEDVDVVSLFTPISNDNQFLSYLYFKSLEYIQKLKKPKYQELIDICKEKDEQTLVKKFNSWIKNDDNLKLLTKAFPIILTTNISSARLGTTKTKFDLSIIDEAGQCNVAHSLLPIARAKNLLLVGDINQLKPIILLEDSVNNELLEKFNVDSTYSYKDNSILSVMKKHDSISKNILLSYHYRCGKNIINFSNKRYYNSELKTDKIKVDGELYLLDGKNNNSLPSCKNQNIDEAMGIINYIKRNNVKNATIITPFVNQENLINKLLNENKIEDVNCGTIHSLQGAEKDTIIFSTSISLKTSKKTFEWLKDNSEIINVGITRAKNKLVVAVDNEALNALSDKTDDLYSLVNYVKTNGKCLVTPSNKTIFLNKSNNSKAEADFYDTISQFCSTDNSYDADRNVHFNKIFKDDPILSKSKMEFDLVLYKTGFLYREVSVVIEINGGEHFGDSQREKSDKIKRKICQKNNWTFISIPNSFVKSYEEIKEIILTANKKIQGTLFD
- a CDS encoding putative biphenyl-2 3-diol 1 2-dioxygenase III (product inferred by homology to UniProt) — protein: MYGSIYLVVKDFDKSLNFYEKIFNKKVNAINGKRFAIFNLDGLNLCLMNGYYDSLHPEQKETKGEKYPEYDNLNEIANAANSKKVFINLGVEDLDKEYQRILNLGICTNLTPIRYLNVFSPYWYFTFMDPDGNPIEITGGRHKE
- a CDS encoding unknown (no significant homology to UniProt); the protein is MNFNKPIYSVLYSVGFWSNSENLDGTAALKIKDSNGNWTQMTNLLSLQLNARGQGLKRYSNYFPNGIYGLKFECTATATGSRNMGRLSIDDIVFGMKAGSNDNNYYITNYRKTVA
- a CDS encoding unknown (no significant homology to UniProt), encoding MLKLPRVGTALNSFMHVSVIGHGMLELAIIYKTTNAYGVTIHKMQNYEIYSDDRHPNIQNIKANIDSLLSQALSTNAVIKITINEARNYVWVGGEQYSGRLVL
- a CDS encoding unknown (no significant homology to UniProt) — protein: MKTNLKKIFALSLISFALCGCNEGANAAILKVGFDKCIGTSSPTPQVGLAFTSKSKQSLNAAFDVYVGTRKGFSEDWENDLWGCNPGYGKFAINREIKTEAGETFKNDYMIIDDFPNEEKYLLTYETIEGTVDGVIPHYSGYIEDTFDFSSIDLAKGKIGYHIVFYDDINQKLFDENVYLYGIYWGGTMNFEKVNEEVVLSI
- a CDS encoding putative uncharacterized protein (product inferred by homology to UniProt); protein product: MNQNYKILEKMIESGDGSLSKKDAIANGVPPASFARYVSSNRLVRIRRGVYAKDGAVDDLFQLQRRYQRIVYSGITALYLLRLTDRIPDSIEFTIPKECRVRKESIGCNAICHIENNEELFHLGNVSTGTMFGNNVTCYSKEKMVVEMIRKRDDYDSELFLKAVKTFLNGKDKDMDFLFQYARMRKVEEKVYRILEAMDYED
- a CDS encoding unknown (no significant homology to UniProt): MHKKEASELFNVLGNEDRVKIMKMLYNRGDLTFKELLSIIGCDEKELTDSLEKLLYFNLITTDNEIYSCNRELLNELLSFIVTPCGCVKK